The Streptomyces sp. YIM 121038 genome includes a window with the following:
- a CDS encoding DnaB-like helicase C-terminal domain-containing protein: MTSVPAPEPEASGADASALPPPEEVQVSAARPRLYALVDSAREGTVTVLVKRARGRVFRAALISLELLDPSARARLPTWPSWVRTEARGKLGDLISAAAGDGHSPGVPQVLLDRADTAPLAVLVDAVLVSPGNAPVVVPAGADNGDAPSVQVGDTARDGGQLPEPVGAPDARPSGNPGHSVASVADAESTADERPSRPRATEPAPSPAARPGARPLAALGGVLEQALASGRNETPQEALQFGLTALDAAVGGLLPGKLTLVAGAPGAGPSLLVGAAARHTAFTCRRSVLYAASGLTREDVAMRVIAAEGGVDYRRLRQKQLTDQEAQTAAEVAGKLQQLAGEVWHIDDGAGLRASDISDAARYVPGLALIVVDRLQRVPDPLVPLSGRDLPAAVQSLAHLARVLRVPVVAAVDTDEANLLAALDADVTLTVTKSGEQAEVSYAERDFGVLETVALHADFTCARFTDAPAHQPSKAAPANPRAPQAPAPPGTTAPGAPVDLSAEDKLLAAAQPFTSGMATGISARLKGALSALAHGRATESGPELEGLRQAVEDLAVRGPQVPETDEGHSLGAALGAYVSARRAATPQAPAAALRAAERELASAAAPLLAADATAPLSLAARSALTALAQALESGDQNALDRARARTAHLAGRRLQLDGSAEHAQLRTALTAFGTAAAIAGIKPVSAPVAPTTVTERADSAPAREPIAEDHASGDEDVSEAFQDGTVPPEDSGNVRRGRTYTFFTNKIESAVEQALQEADGDVDAAINLLKRKAVPDAMALFKLSRVGATYEHSVYPEPLEFLSKPSQHESDQIWEGRHKWRNRALLTAVKNGLQPPLDVTALDTNAAYLSAFKTYLPIGALRHHTRGFLAKESGIHRVDHFEWRHDDLPNPLGNRVEPGPYLLDEATVRLLIRCHELDLSEPPRILESWTSGGTEALLEKFRRILNEARTKAIQEDDKVTEEYVKAMYSRFTSTIGESGKNQELRRADWVHIIRSQAFASLWMKAHRAYQEGLTLVQVSGVDEIHVVGDWRQIWNEGRMPKEIKQKRLYTLGES, translated from the coding sequence ATGACCTCTGTTCCCGCGCCGGAGCCGGAAGCGAGCGGCGCCGACGCATCCGCTCTCCCGCCCCCTGAAGAGGTGCAGGTGTCGGCAGCGCGCCCCCGCTTGTACGCGCTGGTGGACTCGGCCCGGGAGGGCACCGTGACGGTGCTGGTCAAGCGCGCCCGTGGCCGCGTCTTCCGGGCAGCGCTCATCTCCCTTGAACTGCTGGACCCATCCGCGCGTGCTCGCCTGCCGACCTGGCCGTCGTGGGTGCGCACCGAGGCGCGGGGCAAGCTCGGTGACCTGATCAGCGCTGCGGCGGGCGACGGCCACAGCCCCGGGGTGCCGCAGGTGCTTCTGGACCGGGCCGACACGGCGCCGCTGGCCGTCCTGGTCGACGCTGTGCTCGTATCCCCCGGTAACGCCCCTGTAGTAGTTCCGGCGGGTGCCGACAATGGTGATGCGCCGTCGGTGCAGGTGGGCGACACCGCACGAGACGGCGGGCAACTGCCCGAGCCCGTCGGGGCGCCGGACGCACGGCCATCCGGCAACCCCGGGCATTCAGTCGCTTCGGTCGCTGATGCGGAGAGCACCGCCGACGAACGGCCCTCCCGACCGCGCGCAACAGAACCTGCTCCTTCCCCCGCTGCCCGCCCGGGCGCTCGGCCGCTCGCGGCGCTCGGAGGGGTGCTGGAGCAGGCGCTGGCATCAGGTCGGAACGAAACCCCGCAGGAGGCACTCCAGTTCGGGCTCACAGCGCTGGACGCGGCTGTCGGTGGGCTACTGCCGGGCAAGCTGACGCTCGTGGCGGGCGCCCCAGGGGCCGGGCCCTCGCTCCTCGTCGGAGCCGCCGCCCGGCACACGGCCTTCACATGTCGGCGCTCCGTGCTGTACGCGGCATCGGGACTGACCCGCGAGGACGTGGCGATGCGGGTAATCGCCGCGGAGGGCGGAGTGGACTACCGCAGGCTTCGGCAGAAGCAGCTCACGGACCAGGAAGCCCAAACGGCCGCCGAGGTCGCAGGGAAGCTTCAGCAACTCGCGGGGGAGGTGTGGCACATCGACGACGGCGCGGGGCTGCGCGCCTCGGACATCTCAGATGCCGCCCGCTACGTCCCGGGACTCGCTCTGATCGTCGTGGACCGGCTGCAACGTGTTCCCGACCCGCTGGTACCGCTCTCCGGGAGGGACCTGCCAGCCGCCGTCCAGTCCCTCGCGCACCTAGCCCGCGTGCTGCGTGTGCCCGTCGTTGCCGCGGTCGACACGGACGAAGCGAACCTGCTGGCCGCGCTGGACGCCGACGTGACCCTGACCGTGACGAAGAGCGGCGAACAGGCCGAAGTGAGCTACGCAGAAAGAGACTTCGGCGTCCTTGAGACCGTAGCGCTGCACGCCGACTTCACCTGCGCCCGTTTCACCGACGCCCCCGCCCACCAGCCCTCCAAGGCCGCCCCGGCGAATCCCCGCGCGCCGCAGGCCCCCGCTCCTCCCGGCACGACTGCACCGGGCGCGCCGGTCGACCTCAGCGCCGAGGACAAGCTGCTCGCCGCCGCACAGCCTTTCACCTCCGGAATGGCCACCGGAATCTCAGCACGCCTCAAGGGGGCGCTCAGCGCGCTCGCCCATGGACGGGCAACCGAGAGCGGGCCGGAACTCGAGGGCCTGCGCCAGGCCGTCGAGGACCTGGCCGTACGCGGTCCGCAGGTGCCCGAGACGGACGAAGGCCACAGTCTGGGCGCCGCACTCGGTGCCTACGTCTCGGCCCGCCGCGCCGCCACCCCGCAGGCGCCGGCGGCAGCCCTCCGCGCCGCGGAACGCGAACTCGCCTCCGCCGCAGCACCCCTCCTAGCCGCTGACGCGACGGCCCCCCTGTCCCTGGCCGCCCGGTCAGCCCTGACGGCCCTGGCCCAAGCCCTGGAGAGCGGCGACCAGAACGCGCTCGACAGGGCCCGGGCGCGCACCGCTCACCTCGCCGGACGGCGCCTGCAACTCGACGGGAGCGCGGAGCACGCACAGCTGCGCACCGCGCTCACCGCGTTCGGAACCGCAGCAGCGATCGCAGGCATCAAACCCGTCTCCGCCCCCGTCGCACCGACGACCGTGACAGAGCGAGCCGACTCCGCCCCTGCGCGCGAGCCGATCGCTGAAGACCACGCGAGCGGCGACGAGGACGTCTCGGAGGCGTTCCAGGACGGCACGGTCCCGCCGGAGGACAGCGGGAACGTCCGCCGCGGCCGCACGTACACCTTCTTCACCAACAAGATCGAATCCGCTGTCGAGCAGGCACTCCAGGAAGCCGACGGCGACGTCGACGCCGCGATCAACCTGCTCAAGCGCAAAGCTGTACCGGACGCCATGGCCCTGTTCAAGCTTTCCCGAGTCGGCGCCACGTACGAGCATTCCGTATACCCGGAACCTCTCGAATTCCTCTCCAAGCCTTCACAGCACGAGTCAGACCAAATCTGGGAAGGGCGTCACAAGTGGCGTAACAGGGCGCTGCTCACGGCCGTGAAGAACGGCCTGCAGCCGCCCCTGGACGTGACGGCTCTCGACACGAACGCCGCCTACCTGTCGGCCTTCAAGACCTACCTGCCGATCGGCGCGCTGCGCCACCACACCCGCGGGTTCCTCGCGAAGGAGTCCGGCATCCACCGCGTTGACCACTTCGAATGGCGCCACGACGACCTTCCGAACCCGCTCGGCAACCGGGTCGAGCCAGGCCCGTACCTGCTGGACGAAGCGACCGTGCGCCTGCTCATCCGCTGCCACGAGCTTGACCTCTCCGAGCCCCCGCGAATTCTGGAGTCATGGACCTCGGGCGGCACGGAAGCCCTGCTGGAGAAGTTCCGCCGCATCCTCAACGAAGCCCGCACCAAGGCAATTCAGGAAGACGACAAGGTCACCGAGGAGTACGTCAAGGCGATGTACTCCCGATTCACCTCCACGATCGGTGAATCAGGAAAGAACCAGGAACTCCGCCGGGCCGACTGGGTCCACATCATCCGATCGCAGGCCTTCGCCAGCCTCTGGATGAAAGCCCACCGGGCCTATCAGGAGGGCCTTACCCTGGTGCAGGTCTCCGGCGTCGACGAGATCCACGTCGTCGGTGACTGGCGACAGATCTGGAATGAAGGCCGTATGCCCAAAGAGATCAAGCAGAAGCGCCTCTACACCCTCGGGGAGAGCTAA
- a CDS encoding VWA domain-containing protein: MSTHSLRKTSAISLDKVAGTAPDLIDMYKDAGDSLRKQDLIGTRAAVYLVIDRSLSMEGYYLNGTVQRLSDQILSLTAHVDDDGIVQVAFFDDDVRTIGRGRGLFRRSQKLADVALGAHQGRIAELHNSLGRMGGTRYRPAMEAVMEHYRASTAYQDATPAFVVFQTDGAPHDEDETADFLRSTQHENVRWQFVPFGQENQFGCLSRLPGNVGISAVGHDPLSMPSAELYNRLVTGLPRS; the protein is encoded by the coding sequence ATGTCCACGCACTCCCTCCGCAAGACGTCCGCCATCAGCCTCGACAAGGTCGCCGGAACAGCCCCCGACCTCATCGACATGTACAAGGACGCCGGGGACAGCCTCCGCAAGCAGGACCTCATCGGCACCCGCGCCGCCGTCTACCTCGTGATCGACCGCTCCCTCTCCATGGAGGGCTACTACCTCAACGGGACGGTCCAGCGTCTGAGCGACCAGATCCTCAGCCTGACCGCGCACGTCGACGACGACGGAATCGTCCAGGTCGCCTTCTTCGACGACGACGTACGCACCATCGGGCGCGGACGCGGCTTGTTCCGACGCTCCCAGAAGCTCGCCGACGTCGCACTCGGCGCCCACCAGGGCCGCATCGCCGAACTCCACAACTCCCTCGGCCGCATGGGCGGCACGCGCTATCGACCGGCCATGGAAGCGGTCATGGAGCACTACCGCGCCTCCACCGCCTACCAGGACGCGACCCCGGCCTTCGTCGTCTTCCAGACGGACGGAGCGCCGCACGACGAGGACGAGACCGCCGACTTCCTCCGCTCCACCCAGCACGAGAACGTGCGCTGGCAGTTCGTCCCGTTCGGCCAGGAGAACCAGTTCGGCTGCCTGTCGCGCCTTCCCGGCAACGTCGGCATCAGCGCCGTCGGCCACGACCCGCTGTCGATGCCCAGCGCCGAGCTCTACAACCGCTTGGTCACCGGTCTGCCCCGGTCCTGA
- a CDS encoding SsgA family sporulation/cell division regulator, which yields MLYADEQDSLMGTARLELKVQMTLAVTPDTRIPVPARFRYTSTDPYAVDVFFDITPHDVVQWTFARDLLNQGLSGSAGMGDVKITPIGPLQDRYLRFHLESSDGCALIEGPAAPIQAWLAKTFLAVPAGSEPTAMDIDGVLAELLTR from the coding sequence GTGCTCTACGCCGACGAACAGGACTCCCTCATGGGCACTGCCCGCCTGGAACTGAAGGTCCAGATGACACTTGCTGTCACCCCGGACACCCGCATCCCCGTCCCCGCGAGGTTCCGCTACACAAGCACCGACCCCTACGCCGTCGACGTCTTCTTCGACATCACCCCTCACGACGTCGTCCAGTGGACTTTCGCCCGCGACCTCCTCAACCAGGGGCTGAGCGGCTCCGCCGGAATGGGCGACGTGAAGATCACCCCGATCGGCCCCCTCCAAGACCGGTACCTCAGGTTCCACCTGGAATCCTCCGACGGATGCGCGCTCATTGAAGGACCCGCCGCACCCATCCAGGCCTGGCTCGCGAAGACCTTCCTGGCCGTCCCCGCAGGCAGCGAGCCCACCGCGATGGACATCGACGGCGTACTCGCCGAGCTGCTGACCCGCTGA
- a CDS encoding DUF2637 domain-containing protein, whose protein sequence is MSKKSRRRRRQAIPQPTSRPHDALEAVDTFEILALHADARDRCADLVDLTTEATQASTQQAEATAKSLVEAAEAQAAQVRDEAERRAQELHEGARQAGAAVEAAAAAQAELIREEAGREAAEIHTAAEAAGLRLVEEATAQGQKALETAQDKAAAEIARGRREAEGLSRSARRNSEEATSQLRAAEREAQRIREEASSAADRLRQQAAADIAADQERASRDAGALRTSAAAVIASAKEQASSITEKAARREAAAQQTEEEADQLLNQAQDAWERATSRTARRQERRDLRQQGRHRRAEARREHRRAKDRPTLTHRLAQGRQWARDLVRNQARRVLVAGPILAPMAVAWWSQTDYAQQAFGWKTIFAIGFAAAWELTTAFTGWMYHQARQQGDAGTVYRIMTWIFASGAAAMNYAHHCGPAGEPTQAAVAFGTMSIVGMVLWELYASLVHRQYLREQGLVSRARPKIGMIRWIRFPVRSWTAWSLTIENASLSTLERAWNAAGAELADRNAARSGLALHRIVIPRVPAAGPHHRSSPGTVPAFHLTWNAPHTARSGAGEYWNGTGRAQWLAREKSAAGAERHESLAPPGRSATEQGVSNRTTFRSGAPERTGTQSPSATAPAARAPERGGTPAAPERRALSSAPEDSGRSGSGARNGARTSGAERPENEVVLNDKERAAVERLLAKGEQLSKRTISSEVRSAGEGIADDRALEIANYFNALAKSQPGQRFARV, encoded by the coding sequence GTGAGCAAGAAGTCCCGTCGTCGACGTCGCCAGGCCATCCCGCAGCCCACCTCTCGCCCTCACGATGCCCTGGAAGCCGTCGACACCTTCGAGATCCTGGCCCTCCACGCCGACGCACGCGATCGCTGCGCCGACCTCGTCGACCTGACGACGGAGGCAACCCAGGCCTCTACGCAGCAGGCTGAGGCAACTGCCAAGTCCCTCGTGGAGGCCGCCGAGGCGCAGGCCGCCCAGGTACGCGACGAGGCGGAACGCCGAGCACAGGAACTGCACGAGGGCGCCAGGCAGGCCGGTGCGGCAGTCGAGGCCGCCGCCGCGGCCCAGGCCGAGCTCATCCGAGAGGAAGCCGGCCGCGAGGCAGCCGAGATCCACACCGCGGCTGAGGCCGCCGGGCTGCGCTTGGTCGAAGAGGCCACCGCGCAGGGGCAGAAGGCACTGGAGACAGCGCAGGACAAGGCCGCCGCTGAGATCGCCCGCGGCAGGCGCGAGGCCGAAGGGCTCAGCCGCTCGGCGCGCCGCAACTCCGAGGAAGCCACCTCCCAACTGCGCGCCGCCGAGCGTGAAGCCCAACGGATCCGCGAGGAGGCATCCAGCGCCGCTGACCGTCTGCGACAGCAGGCAGCCGCGGACATCGCAGCGGACCAGGAGAGGGCCAGCCGCGACGCGGGTGCACTGCGCACCTCCGCCGCCGCGGTCATCGCGTCGGCCAAGGAGCAGGCCTCCTCGATCACCGAGAAGGCCGCCCGCCGTGAAGCAGCGGCACAGCAGACGGAGGAGGAGGCCGACCAACTGCTCAACCAGGCGCAAGATGCCTGGGAGCGAGCGACCTCCCGCACCGCGCGCCGGCAGGAGCGCAGGGACCTGCGTCAGCAGGGCCGACACCGCCGGGCAGAAGCCCGGCGCGAGCACCGGCGGGCCAAGGACCGGCCGACCCTCACCCACCGCCTGGCCCAGGGACGCCAGTGGGCGCGGGACCTGGTGCGCAACCAGGCCCGCCGGGTACTCGTCGCGGGCCCGATCCTCGCCCCGATGGCCGTGGCCTGGTGGTCGCAGACCGACTACGCCCAGCAGGCCTTCGGCTGGAAGACGATCTTCGCGATCGGCTTCGCCGCCGCCTGGGAGCTGACGACAGCCTTCACCGGCTGGATGTACCACCAGGCCCGGCAGCAGGGCGACGCAGGAACCGTCTACCGCATCATGACGTGGATCTTCGCGTCCGGAGCAGCCGCGATGAACTACGCCCACCACTGCGGGCCCGCCGGAGAACCGACGCAGGCCGCCGTCGCCTTCGGGACCATGAGTATCGTCGGCATGGTGCTGTGGGAGCTGTACGCCTCCCTGGTGCACCGCCAGTACCTGCGCGAACAGGGGCTGGTGTCCCGGGCCCGGCCGAAGATCGGCATGATCCGCTGGATCCGCTTCCCGGTCAGGTCCTGGACCGCCTGGTCGCTGACGATCGAGAACGCGTCGCTGTCCACCCTGGAACGCGCGTGGAACGCCGCCGGCGCCGAGCTCGCGGACCGGAACGCAGCCCGCTCCGGTCTGGCACTGCACCGCATCGTGATCCCCCGCGTTCCGGCCGCCGGTCCGCACCACCGCTCCAGCCCGGGAACCGTCCCCGCGTTCCACCTCACCTGGAACGCACCGCATACCGCGCGGAGCGGCGCGGGGGAGTACTGGAACGGAACGGGGCGGGCCCAGTGGCTGGCGCGCGAAAAGTCCGCCGCTGGAGCGGAACGGCACGAATCTCTCGCTCCACCCGGACGCTCCGCCACTGAGCAGGGCGTTTCCAACCGCACCACGTTCCGCTCCGGCGCACCGGAGCGCACCGGAACACAGTCACCGTCCGCTACAGCACCCGCGGCTCGCGCCCCGGAACGAGGCGGAACGCCAGCAGCGCCGGAGCGGCGCGCCCTCAGTAGCGCACCGGAGGACTCCGGCCGGAGCGGATCCGGCGCCCGGAACGGCGCGCGCACCAGTGGTGCGGAACGTCCGGAGAACGAGGTGGTGCTCAACGACAAGGAACGCGCCGCGGTGGAACGCCTGCTCGCGAAGGGAGAGCAGCTGAGCAAGCGGACCATCTCGAGCGAGGTCCGGTCCGCAGGAGAAGGGATCGCCGACGACCGGGCCCTGGAGATCGCCAACTACTTCAACGCCCTGGCGAAGAGCCAGCCCGGCCAGCGCTTCGCACGCGTGTGA